In the Emys orbicularis isolate rEmyOrb1 chromosome 3, rEmyOrb1.hap1, whole genome shotgun sequence genome, one interval contains:
- the LOC135876182 gene encoding taste receptor type 2 member 7-like, whose product MELLAGVVANGYIVALNCIDWVKSRKLTSYDKIITSLAFSRFCLQVFVSSDNFLYKLYPVFFYMNETSSPYAVIWMFINQVSLCFASCLSVFYCVKIASFNQALFNWLKLRLSKLVPWLLLGSVLYCLVTTVAFTMFTYSSHNSTDCLSRNVTISDNNKNYAVFTFLIHGIGSISPIILFIASSALLIISLWRHIRKMNLNSDLNPSFRNPTMDAHVRALKSVVSFFILYNIYYMALTLSIGSLAYVSDELRITVCTIIVAAYPSLHSIVLILGNPKLKLASARILHSANC is encoded by the coding sequence ATGGAATTATTAGCAGGAGTTGTTGCAAATGGATATATTGTTGCCTTAAATTGTATCGACTGGGTCAAAAGCAGAAAACTGACTTCCTATGATAAGATAATAACCAGTCTGGCCTTCTCCAGATTTTGCCTACAAGTCTTTGTGTCATCAGACAATTTCTTATATAAGTTATATCCAGTTTTCTTTTATATGAATGAAACATCAAGCCCTTATGCAGTTATTTGGATGTTTATAAATCAAGTGAGTCTCTGTTTTGCAAGCTGCCTTTCTGTGTTCTACTGTGTGAAGATTGCCTCTTTCAACCAAGCCCTCTTCAACTGGTTAAAACTGAGACTCTCCAAACTGGTGCCATGGCTGCTTTTGGGCTCTGTGCTGTACTGCTTGGTTACCACAGTTGCTTTTACAATGTTCACATATTCCTCCCACAACTCCACAGATTGTCTATCAAGAAATGTCACGATTTCAGACAACAACAAGAACTATGCAGTGTTCACTTTTCTGATACACGGCATAGGATCTATTTCCCCCATTATTCTATTTATTGCTTCATCTGCTTTGTTAATCATATCCCTTTGGAGACACATCAGGAAAATGAACCTTAATTCAGACCTTAATCCAAGTTTCAGGAACCCCACTATGGATGCCCATGTGCGTGCACTTAAATCTGTGGTGTCCTTTTTCATCCTCTACAATATTTATTATATGGCTTTAACATTGTCAATTGGAAGCCTAGCCTATGTCAGTGATGAATTGAGAATTACAGTGTGTACAATTATAGTTGCTGCGTATCCTTCTCTACACTCCATTGTCTTGATTCTGGGCAACCCCAAATTAAAACTGGCCTCAGCAAGGATTCTGCATTCTGCCAATTGCTGA